In Microbulbifer sp. GL-2, the following are encoded in one genomic region:
- a CDS encoding DUF3365 domain-containing protein, translated as MRITACFIAGLALLTGCEKNQGVAPERMADAIFAVIEADRANYTNKVVNRLQNEEKILDADEHWQDKKLLPLPAQMMRMGAERVAEKESGFNYALLSLWPVNKQNKPRTEMEKEGLQFVIDNPGKNFYGRENLGDTEYFTAVYADVGVSPACVSCHNDHVDSPRDNFELGETMGGVVIRIPL; from the coding sequence ATGCGTATTACCGCTTGTTTTATCGCCGGACTGGCACTGCTCACTGGCTGTGAAAAAAACCAGGGAGTAGCGCCTGAGCGAATGGCGGATGCCATCTTTGCCGTTATTGAGGCCGATCGAGCGAACTACACTAACAAGGTAGTTAACCGTTTGCAGAATGAAGAAAAAATTCTGGATGCAGATGAGCACTGGCAGGATAAAAAATTGTTACCACTGCCCGCACAGATGATGCGGATGGGCGCAGAACGCGTTGCGGAAAAGGAATCCGGCTTTAACTACGCACTGTTATCGCTTTGGCCAGTGAACAAGCAAAATAAGCCACGCACCGAAATGGAAAAGGAAGGACTGCAATTTGTAATCGACAACCCCGGCAAAAATTTTTACGGCCGTGAAAATCTCGGCGATACCGAGTACTTTACTGCTGTTTATGCCGATGTTGGCGTTTCCCCGGCCTGTGTCAGCTGTCACAACGATCATGTGGATAGCCCGCGTGACAACTTCGAACTCGGTGAGACTATGGGTGGGGTTGTAATTCGCATCCCGCTTTAA
- a CDS encoding cytochrome c3 family protein has translation MKSYQFKFWHYGLLLTLAVGSLAAYNLSIADKSLFITGEPTHGHHQIELACTSCHADGFAGEEAIQQSCLNCHAQELELADDSHPRKKFLDPRNAQLLETLDARLCVSCHTEHKQEITREMGVTLAGDFCYHCHSDIAEERSSHQDMGFETCASAGCHNYHDNGTLYEDFLLAHVGQPDLLEDAKLPARTAMHSWLQGNPDKKPLSLEQADLKTKSNTAEITSAWALSAHAQADVNCTSCHADGKMQFSSVEILEQCADCHSEQKESFTQGKHGMRLSSKLPENFTERVGAMSPHLARVPMQTDASGELNCVSCHGAHEVDVQFAAVEACLSCHSDEHSLAYKESPHFNIWKASPEDGVSCASCHLPRETHGEQIVVNHNQNHNLRPNEKMLPVCLSCHGAEFSLAAMADKKLISQNFKHKPADKHETFDLIRDRIAKISNSKNKQTKSQ, from the coding sequence ATGAAATCTTATCAATTTAAATTCTGGCATTACGGTCTGTTACTGACATTAGCAGTTGGTTCCCTGGCAGCATATAACCTGAGTATTGCTGATAAGTCCCTGTTTATTACCGGGGAACCCACACATGGACATCACCAAATAGAGCTGGCCTGCACTTCGTGTCACGCCGATGGCTTCGCAGGAGAGGAGGCTATACAGCAGTCCTGCCTGAACTGCCATGCACAAGAGTTGGAACTCGCCGACGACTCCCACCCACGTAAGAAATTTCTCGACCCAAGAAATGCGCAATTATTGGAGACACTTGATGCGCGCCTGTGTGTCAGCTGTCATACAGAGCACAAACAGGAAATCACCCGGGAAATGGGCGTAACCCTGGCTGGGGATTTTTGTTATCACTGCCACAGTGATATCGCCGAGGAGCGCAGTAGTCACCAGGATATGGGATTTGAAACCTGTGCCAGTGCCGGCTGCCACAACTACCATGACAATGGCACCCTGTATGAGGATTTCCTACTCGCCCACGTAGGGCAGCCCGATCTCCTCGAGGATGCAAAGTTACCCGCACGCACGGCGATGCACTCCTGGCTACAGGGAAATCCAGACAAAAAACCCCTATCGTTGGAGCAAGCGGACCTGAAAACGAAAAGTAACACTGCGGAAATCACATCCGCCTGGGCGCTAAGTGCCCATGCGCAGGCAGATGTTAATTGCACCAGTTGCCACGCTGATGGAAAAATGCAATTTAGCAGTGTAGAAATTCTCGAGCAGTGCGCCGACTGTCATAGCGAACAGAAGGAGTCCTTCACCCAGGGCAAACATGGCATGCGCCTCTCCTCCAAACTTCCGGAGAATTTTACCGAACGGGTCGGGGCAATGTCCCCCCACTTGGCCCGGGTTCCCATGCAGACCGATGCTTCTGGAGAACTGAATTGTGTCAGTTGCCACGGCGCCCACGAAGTGGATGTGCAATTTGCTGCGGTAGAGGCATGTTTGAGCTGCCACAGTGATGAGCATAGCTTGGCCTATAAGGAATCCCCGCACTTTAATATCTGGAAAGCCAGTCCCGAGGACGGTGTCAGCTGTGCCAGCTGCCACCTTCCACGAGAAACTCATGGCGAACAAATCGTGGTAAACCACAACCAGAACCATAATCTCCGCCCCAACGAAAAAATGTTACCCGTTTGCCTGAGCTGCCATGGGGCGGAATTTTCCCTGGCAGCAATGGCAGACAAAAAGCTGATCTCACAAAATTTTAAACATAAACCTGCGGATAAACATGAAACATTTGACTTGATTCGTGACCGTATTGCGAAAATTTCCAACAGCAAAAATAAGCAAACCAAATCCCAATAG
- a CDS encoding FAD-dependent oxidoreductase, giving the protein MTELESSAARQYSPDSTHTNDSSYPIYVVVGTGPVGVRCAQKLLEFCDEAQIVIYGAEIESPYNRVKLSQYLSRHVDREELDNPILGKSDHRLAEYIDRKVVAIDRAKRTVTDAEGNIQPYTKLILATGSNPTIPKIPGADLPSVYPFRSLRNTNDLIDLRERHADICVIGAGALGLEAATALKTPKNTVTLQSRGKLLSGLLGEEGEEFLQSSLSALGVQLRVGDVLESIEQTGEKSTLFFGNGETLRVDAIVLCTGIQPEVTLAQQNGLETDRGIIVNEWMQTSDPDIYAIGECAEYDRKVYQLVRPGYEQAESCCSHIRRNHGGEILERPYSGSYTDIQLKIAHIPCAIIGDVASNNLEQQENMWSHVYRNRFKGIYRRLFIRDGIILGAVYIGSWDEAVNLRQAVAQEEKVSQRALKHFESEGRLFAKQPANNIKSFPDSYLVCQCNSVSKGELCKAISDGKRTLNELQQATTAGSVCGSCRPLMAELLDAPVPNLVMRHAKGILITSTVSLLLIVLAILMPVPPVSESVQSGLFWEKLWYDNFWKQVTGYSILVLCLFTAALSVRKRWKKLSAGHMDHWRYAHSLIGVIALATLSVHTGFRLGQNLNLALMLVFLGVTATGSLVGVFMARNHHWTDLRLREHRKWWSRVHYALLWALPVLLAYHILAVYYF; this is encoded by the coding sequence ATGACTGAACTAGAAAGTTCAGCTGCTCGACAATATTCACCAGATAGCACCCACACTAATGACAGCAGCTATCCAATTTACGTGGTTGTTGGAACAGGACCTGTCGGTGTCCGATGCGCACAAAAACTTCTGGAATTCTGTGATGAAGCTCAAATTGTTATCTACGGAGCAGAAATAGAATCACCCTATAACCGGGTAAAGCTATCGCAGTACCTCTCCCGTCACGTAGACCGCGAGGAGCTCGACAACCCAATACTTGGTAAAAGTGACCATAGGCTCGCCGAATATATTGATCGCAAAGTTGTTGCTATAGACCGTGCAAAAAGAACGGTGACCGATGCCGAAGGTAACATACAACCCTATACCAAGCTGATCCTAGCTACAGGCTCCAACCCGACAATCCCCAAAATTCCCGGGGCGGACCTGCCAAGCGTTTACCCCTTTCGCAGTCTGCGCAACACCAATGACCTTATTGATTTGCGTGAGCGCCATGCCGATATTTGTGTTATCGGCGCCGGCGCGCTCGGCCTTGAGGCAGCAACCGCATTAAAGACCCCCAAAAATACCGTCACCCTGCAATCGCGCGGCAAATTACTCAGCGGACTGCTTGGCGAAGAAGGTGAAGAGTTCCTGCAGTCCTCCCTGTCAGCACTCGGTGTTCAGCTGAGAGTCGGTGATGTACTGGAATCAATTGAGCAGACTGGAGAGAAGTCCACGCTCTTTTTTGGAAACGGTGAAACCCTCAGAGTGGATGCCATAGTTCTCTGTACAGGCATTCAGCCCGAGGTAACTCTCGCCCAGCAAAATGGACTCGAAACCGATCGGGGAATTATCGTCAATGAGTGGATGCAGACCTCCGATCCGGATATCTATGCCATTGGCGAGTGTGCCGAATACGATCGCAAGGTTTACCAATTGGTCCGCCCGGGATATGAACAGGCCGAGAGTTGCTGCTCACATATCCGTCGCAATCACGGCGGTGAAATACTAGAGCGCCCTTACTCGGGAAGCTATACGGATATCCAACTCAAAATTGCCCATATTCCCTGCGCAATTATCGGTGATGTTGCCTCCAACAATCTCGAACAACAAGAAAATATGTGGAGCCATGTCTACCGGAACCGCTTCAAGGGAATTTATCGCCGCCTGTTCATCCGCGATGGAATTATCCTCGGTGCGGTATATATCGGCAGCTGGGATGAGGCCGTCAACCTGCGCCAGGCGGTCGCCCAGGAAGAAAAAGTCAGCCAGCGCGCGCTGAAGCACTTTGAAAGCGAAGGCCGTTTATTTGCTAAACAGCCAGCCAATAACATCAAGAGTTTCCCAGATAGCTATCTCGTATGCCAATGTAATTCCGTTAGCAAGGGCGAACTTTGTAAAGCTATCTCGGACGGCAAGCGCACTTTGAATGAACTACAACAGGCCACTACTGCCGGCTCGGTATGCGGCAGTTGTCGCCCACTAATGGCTGAACTGCTGGATGCCCCTGTTCCCAACCTGGTGATGCGTCATGCGAAAGGTATATTGATTACCTCAACTGTGTCACTACTACTAATTGTCCTCGCGATCTTGATGCCAGTCCCACCAGTATCCGAGTCAGTACAATCGGGACTATTCTGGGAAAAATTGTGGTATGACAATTTTTGGAAACAGGTTACCGGCTACAGTATTTTAGTGCTGTGCCTGTTTACTGCCGCTCTCAGTGTACGCAAGCGCTGGAAAAAACTTAGCGCAGGGCACATGGATCACTGGCGTTATGCGCATAGCCTGATCGGGGTAATTGCCCTCGCCACACTGTCAGTGCATACAGGGTTTCGCCTGGGACAAAACCTCAATCTGGCCCTGATGCTGGTATTTCTCGGCGTAACCGCAACCGGTTCACTTGTCGGTGTCTTTATGGCACGCAACCACCACTGGACAGATCTCAGGCTTCGCGAACACCGTAAATGGTGGTCTCGCGTTCACTACGCCCTGCTTTGGGCGCTGCCGGTACTCCTCGCTTACCATATTCTTGCTGTTTATTACTTCTAA
- a CDS encoding hemerythrin domain-containing protein, whose translation MLSFISGMFRSSKSEESTDLEEKYTRSTYASPKGARTISYDPTLIKALEDDHRHLIGIFQRMWSEGFEKQNYRQLSQLLTQFKSGFQAHLIKENVRFYVYLEQALAGDAHTLQVVKDFRTDMNEIANAVVQFCKRYNHEAFTQEMVRDFKMDYQKIGEALTRRTALEEKELYVLYQPS comes from the coding sequence ATGCTTAGCTTCATCTCCGGTATGTTCCGAAGTAGCAAGTCGGAAGAATCTACCGACCTGGAAGAAAAATACACCCGCAGTACTTATGCCAGCCCCAAAGGCGCACGTACAATTTCCTACGACCCAACATTAATTAAGGCCCTGGAAGATGATCACCGTCACCTCATCGGTATTTTCCAGCGTATGTGGTCCGAAGGCTTTGAGAAGCAAAACTATCGCCAGCTTTCACAGCTGTTGACCCAGTTTAAGTCCGGTTTCCAGGCACACCTGATCAAGGAGAACGTGCGCTTTTACGTTTATCTTGAGCAGGCCCTGGCCGGGGATGCCCATACCCTGCAGGTAGTCAAAGACTTCCGTACAGATATGAATGAAATTGCCAACGCCGTAGTACAGTTTTGCAAGCGTTATAATCACGAAGCGTTTACCCAAGAGATGGTGCGCGACTTCAAAATGGATTACCAAAAAATTGGCGAAGCTCTTACTCGCCGCACGGCCCTGGAAGAAAAAGAACTCTACGTGCTCTACCAGCCCTCCTAG
- the gltA gene encoding citrate synthase codes for MSDKKAQLTVDGIDGAIEMPVRSGTLGPDVVDVGNLTGKGLFTYDPGFVSTASCESKITFIDGGKGQLLHRGYPIEQLAEKSDYLETCYLLMNGELPSAEQKKTYVDTIMSHTMVHESLVSFFKGFRYDAHPMAMMCGVVGALASFYHDSLDINNPEHREISAHRLIAKMPTLAAMCYKHSQGMPFMYPDNSRSYSENFLHMMFGNPCETSKIDPIVAKAMDIIFLLHADHEQNASTSTVRLAGSSGANPFACISSGIAALWGPAHGGANEAVLNMLQEIGDESRIDEFVKRAKDKNDPFRLMGFGHRVYKNFDPRSRVMQGICDEVLGAMGAENDPLLKIAKKLEKIALEDDYFVEKKLYPNVDFYSGIIMKAIGIPTDMFTVIFATGRTAGWIAHWNEMISNPYKIGRPRQLYTGYPQRDYTPLEQR; via the coding sequence ATGTCCGATAAAAAAGCGCAACTCACAGTCGATGGTATCGACGGCGCAATAGAAATGCCCGTTCGCTCCGGCACCCTCGGCCCCGATGTTGTCGATGTCGGCAACCTGACCGGCAAAGGCTTATTCACCTACGACCCGGGCTTCGTATCTACTGCCTCGTGCGAATCCAAAATTACCTTTATCGATGGTGGCAAGGGCCAGCTGCTGCACCGCGGCTACCCCATCGAACAACTTGCAGAAAAATCCGACTACCTGGAAACCTGCTACCTGCTGATGAATGGCGAACTGCCAAGCGCTGAACAGAAGAAGACCTATGTAGACACCATCATGTCTCACACCATGGTGCATGAGTCCCTGGTGAGCTTCTTCAAAGGCTTCCGCTACGACGCACACCCCATGGCCATGATGTGCGGTGTCGTCGGTGCTCTGGCCTCTTTCTACCACGACTCCCTGGATATCAACAATCCAGAGCATCGTGAAATCTCCGCCCATCGTCTGATTGCCAAAATGCCAACCCTGGCAGCAATGTGCTACAAACACTCTCAGGGCATGCCCTTCATGTACCCGGATAATAGCCGCAGCTATTCCGAAAACTTCCTGCACATGATGTTCGGCAACCCTTGTGAGACTAGCAAGATCGATCCGATTGTCGCCAAGGCAATGGATATCATCTTCCTGCTGCACGCAGACCACGAACAGAACGCCTCCACTTCTACAGTGCGCCTGGCAGGCTCCTCCGGTGCCAATCCATTCGCCTGCATCTCCTCCGGTATTGCCGCCCTGTGGGGACCAGCTCACGGCGGCGCCAACGAAGCGGTATTGAATATGCTGCAGGAAATTGGTGACGAGAGTCGTATTGATGAATTCGTGAAGCGCGCCAAAGACAAGAACGACCCCTTCCGCCTGATGGGCTTCGGCCACCGCGTCTATAAGAACTTTGATCCACGCTCCCGCGTAATGCAGGGCATTTGTGACGAGGTTCTGGGTGCCATGGGCGCTGAGAATGATCCACTGCTGAAGATCGCCAAGAAGCTCGAGAAGATAGCCCTCGAAGATGACTACTTCGTGGAGAAAAAGCTCTACCCGAACGTAGACTTCTACTCCGGCATTATTATGAAAGCTATCGGCATTCCCACCGACATGTTTACCGTGATCTTTGCCACCGGCCGCACCGCCGGCTGGATCGCCCACTGGAATGAAATGATTTCCAACCCGTACAAGATTGGCCGCCCTCGCCAGCTGTACACCGGCTACCCCCAGCGCGACTACACCCCATTGGAACAGCGCTAA
- the sdhC gene encoding succinate dehydrogenase, cytochrome b556 subunit, with product MNKNRPVNLDISTIKLPAAALVSILHRISGVVLFAVVALLLCMLDASLESEQGFADVAAAFNSIPAKLILWASLAALIYHLLAGVRHLFMDMGMGESLEGGRRSAVAVLVVSVILILLVGVWLW from the coding sequence GTGAACAAAAACAGACCTGTCAATTTAGACATTTCCACTATAAAGCTTCCCGCTGCCGCTTTGGTTTCCATTTTGCATCGTATTTCCGGCGTTGTTCTTTTCGCCGTTGTAGCGCTTCTGCTCTGCATGCTCGATGCCAGCCTGGAATCAGAGCAGGGCTTCGCCGATGTTGCGGCAGCATTTAATAGTATCCCAGCCAAGCTCATCCTGTGGGCCTCCCTGGCAGCTCTCATTTACCATCTATTGGCGGGTGTGCGTCACCTGTTTATGGATATGGGGATGGGTGAGAGCCTCGAAGGTGGTCGCCGCAGTGCCGTCGCAGTGCTGGTGGTGAGTGTAATCCTTATTCTTTTAGTGGGGGTATGGTTGTGGTAA
- the sdhD gene encoding succinate dehydrogenase, hydrophobic membrane anchor protein — translation MVRTVTSFGRSGTFDWLYQRVTAVILLAYVLFIVGFILFTKDFGYQAWSELFAQRWMRVFSLVALLSTIIHAWIGLWSVVTDYITNRMMGGKATVLRLLVEVVLAAVAVLYTVWGIEILWGV, via the coding sequence GTGGTAAGAACAGTAACCAGCTTTGGCCGTAGTGGTACTTTCGACTGGCTCTATCAACGAGTTACCGCAGTTATACTGCTCGCGTATGTCCTCTTTATAGTGGGCTTTATCCTCTTCACCAAAGACTTTGGCTACCAGGCCTGGTCTGAGCTGTTCGCCCAGCGCTGGATGCGCGTATTCAGTCTGGTTGCCCTGTTGTCCACCATTATTCACGCCTGGATTGGCCTCTGGTCTGTGGTTACCGATTACATCACCAATCGGATGATGGGCGGTAAAGCCACTGTGCTGCGTTTGCTCGTAGAGGTGGTGCTGGCTGCCGTTGCCGTGCTGTACACGGTATGGGGCATTGAAATTCTTTGGGGTGTATAA
- the sdhA gene encoding succinate dehydrogenase flavoprotein subunit, producing the protein MANMRTISFDGIVIGGGGAGMRAALQMAQSGYKTAVITKVFPTRSHTVSAQGGITCAIASSDPNDDWRWHMYDTVKGSDYIGDQDAIEYMCSVGPEAVFELEHMGLPFSRTEEGRIYQRPFGGQSKDFGRGGQAARTCAAADRTGHALLHTLYQNNVKHKTEFLNEWFAIDLVKNQDGAVVGVIAMCIEDGEVVFIKSKATVFATGGAGRIFASTTNAHINTGDGVGMALRAGMPVQDIEMWQFHPTGIYGAGVLVTEGCRGEGGYLVNKDGERFMERYAPNAKDLASRDVVARSMVLEILDGRGCGPEGDHVYLKLDHLGEELLNSRLPGICELSKTFAHADPVKAPIPVVPTCHYMMGGIPTNVHGQALTQDAAGNDQVIDGFYACGEVACVSVHGANRLGGNSLLDLVVFGRASGLFIEKALREGIEHREASESDIEAAMARLNRLETNETGEKAADLRKELQGVMQNHFGVFRRGDYMADGVKKLADLRERIENVRLDDRSRAFNTARVEALELQNLLEVAEATAVAAETRTESRGAHAREDFQERDDENWLCHSMYFPTEKRVGKRAVNFAPNTMEAFEPKARTY; encoded by the coding sequence ATGGCGAACATGCGTACTATTTCATTTGACGGAATTGTAATTGGTGGCGGCGGTGCGGGTATGCGCGCGGCCCTGCAGATGGCCCAGTCGGGCTATAAGACTGCGGTAATCACCAAAGTATTCCCGACCCGTTCACACACAGTATCCGCCCAGGGCGGTATCACCTGTGCGATCGCCAGTTCCGACCCCAATGACGATTGGCGTTGGCATATGTATGACACCGTCAAGGGTTCCGACTATATCGGTGACCAGGACGCAATCGAGTACATGTGTTCTGTTGGCCCGGAAGCCGTGTTCGAGCTGGAACATATGGGCCTGCCTTTCTCCCGTACCGAAGAAGGTCGTATTTACCAGCGTCCTTTTGGTGGCCAGTCCAAAGACTTCGGTCGTGGCGGCCAGGCTGCGCGCACCTGTGCGGCGGCTGACCGTACCGGCCATGCGTTGTTACACACCCTGTACCAGAACAACGTCAAGCACAAAACCGAGTTCCTCAACGAGTGGTTCGCGATTGACCTAGTGAAGAACCAGGACGGTGCCGTTGTTGGTGTGATCGCCATGTGCATCGAAGATGGCGAAGTGGTATTTATCAAATCCAAGGCGACCGTATTCGCCACCGGTGGTGCAGGCCGTATCTTCGCCTCCACAACCAATGCGCACATCAACACCGGTGACGGTGTAGGTATGGCCCTGCGTGCGGGAATGCCCGTGCAGGACATTGAGATGTGGCAGTTCCACCCGACCGGTATTTACGGTGCCGGTGTACTGGTGACAGAAGGCTGTCGCGGTGAGGGTGGCTACCTTGTAAACAAGGATGGCGAGCGTTTCATGGAGCGCTATGCGCCCAATGCCAAAGACCTGGCCTCGCGCGACGTTGTGGCCCGCTCCATGGTCCTCGAGATCCTCGATGGCCGCGGCTGTGGCCCGGAAGGCGATCACGTATACTTGAAGCTCGACCACCTGGGCGAAGAATTATTGAACAGCCGCCTGCCCGGTATCTGTGAGCTGTCCAAGACTTTTGCTCATGCCGATCCGGTCAAAGCGCCGATCCCGGTTGTCCCCACCTGTCACTATATGATGGGCGGCATTCCCACCAACGTTCACGGCCAGGCCCTGACCCAGGATGCCGCCGGCAATGATCAGGTTATCGATGGCTTCTACGCTTGTGGCGAGGTTGCCTGTGTATCCGTGCATGGCGCCAACCGCCTGGGCGGCAACTCACTGCTTGACTTGGTCGTGTTTGGCCGCGCCTCTGGCCTGTTTATCGAAAAAGCCCTGCGTGAGGGTATCGAGCACCGCGAAGCTTCCGAGTCTGATATCGAAGCAGCAATGGCGCGCCTGAATCGCCTCGAAACAAATGAGACCGGTGAAAAGGCTGCAGACCTGCGCAAAGAGCTGCAGGGTGTGATGCAGAATCACTTCGGTGTATTCCGTCGCGGTGACTATATGGCGGATGGTGTTAAGAAGCTGGCCGATCTGCGCGAGCGTATCGAAAATGTTCGCCTGGATGACAGAAGCCGCGCCTTTAATACTGCCCGTGTTGAAGCCCTGGAACTGCAGAACCTGTTGGAAGTTGCCGAAGCCACCGCAGTTGCCGCAGAGACTCGCACTGAAAGTCGTGGTGCCCATGCCCGCGAAGACTTCCAGGAACGCGATGATGAAAACTGGCTGTGTCACTCCATGTACTTCCCGACCGAAAAGCGTGTCGGCAAGCGTGCGGTAAACTTTGCACCGAACACCATGGAAGCCTTTGAACCGAAAGCTCGGACCTACTGA
- a CDS encoding succinate dehydrogenase iron-sulfur subunit, which produces MLKVSIYRYNPEADKAPYMQDYELDTKGKDLMVLDVLELLKAEDPTLSFRRSCREGVCGSDGMNISGRNGLACTTPLSEAAPKDKLVLRPLPGLPVVRDLVVDMEQFYEQYKKIEPYLQNDTPAPAIERLQSPEDREKLDGLYECILCACCSTACPSFWWNPDKFIGPAGLLQAYRFLADSRDLATDERLSNLDDPFSVFRCHGIQNCVNVCPKGLNPTRAIGHIRNMLLTRAV; this is translated from the coding sequence ATGTTGAAAGTAAGCATTTACCGTTACAACCCGGAAGCTGATAAAGCGCCGTACATGCAGGACTACGAGCTGGACACCAAGGGCAAAGACCTGATGGTGCTGGACGTACTGGAACTGCTGAAGGCCGAGGACCCGACCCTGTCCTTCCGCCGCTCCTGCCGCGAGGGTGTGTGTGGTTCCGACGGCATGAATATTTCCGGTCGCAACGGCCTGGCGTGTACTACGCCACTGTCTGAGGCCGCGCCTAAAGATAAGCTGGTGCTGCGCCCGCTGCCCGGTCTGCCGGTGGTGCGCGACCTGGTTGTGGATATGGAGCAGTTCTACGAGCAGTACAAGAAAATCGAACCGTACCTGCAGAACGACACTCCGGCCCCGGCCATTGAGCGCCTGCAGTCCCCTGAGGACCGCGAGAAGCTCGACGGCTTGTACGAGTGTATTCTATGCGCCTGCTGTTCTACCGCCTGTCCTTCTTTCTGGTGGAACCCGGACAAGTTCATCGGTCCGGCCGGCCTGTTACAGGCCTACCGTTTCCTGGCGGACAGCCGCGACCTGGCTACTGACGAGCGTCTGTCCAACCTGGACGACCCCTTCAGTGTGTTCCGTTGTCACGGTATCCAGAACTGTGTAAATGTGTGTCCGAAGGGGTTGAACCCGACACGCGCCATTGGTCATATTCGCAATATGCTTCTGACCCGTGCGGTATAG